The sequence GCCTGTTCGGGCGAAAACCACGATATAGAAGCCGGCGTTGAGCACGCCCAGTGGCCAGTTCCAGATATTTTCACGGGTGACCAGCCAGACGTTGAGGACGCCGGTGATGAAACCGAACAGCTCCGCGCAGGAGCTGCCGTGCGCGCCTAGCCAGGCGCAGAGATCACGCGTGCCGTCGACCATATCGGTGAAGGTAGCGCGCGCGCGGTCTGCGCGGATATGTTGTACCGACAAGACCGGGGTGCCTGCCGCACTGTCGCGCGCAGGCTGAGAGAGTCCCGCTGAACCTGATCCGGTTCGTACCGGCGTAGGGAGTCCCTCTATGATCACGCGTGTAAACGTGCGCCGATGGCGCTCGTCCTGGCTGGCCGCCGCCATCAGCATCTCGCTGCCTACCGCCGCCAATGCCCAGTCTGTTCCGCCCTCGCGTCGCGACAGCAGTCAGCGCGCCGATACCGGTCAACGCATCGAGCGCGTGCTCGTGTCGGCCATTCGTGCCGGCGACACGGCACCCATCTCCCAGTCGACCATCGGGCGGGACGTCATCGCGCCGCGACATTTCGGACAGGACGTTCCGCTCCTGTTGCAGGGCGCATCCCCGTCGCTGACCGCGCATACGGAAACCGGCACGCCGTGGGGGTACAGCTACCTGCGGCTGCGGGGCCTCGACCAGACGCGCATCAACATCACGATTGACGGCATTCCGCTCAACGACATGGAGGACCAGGTCCTCTATTTCGCCAACTTCGCCGATCTGATGGCGAGTGTGCAGACGGTGCAAGTGCAACGTGGCGTTGGAACGAGCACGGCCGGCACGGCGTCGTTTGCCGGTTCCGTCAATTTCGAAACGATGCCGGTGGCACTGAAGGATGCCGGCGGGGACATCAGTCTTCAGCTGGGTTCGTTCGGTGCGCAACGTGCCAGTGTGTCGTTCCGGTCGGGGCTCACGGACAGTCGTTTCGCGGTGTACGGGCGGGCCAGTGCGCTGCGTACGAACGGCTATCGCGATCACAGCGGCGTGATGGGGCGCACGGGGTTTGTCGGTGCGGGCTGGTTCGGGGCGCGGACCATCGTCAAGGCGACTGCGCTGGTCGGATTGCTTGCCGATACGCTGTCATATACAGGCGCCACACGGGCCGAACTGGATGCGAATCGACGCTACAATCCGTTGGCGCCTGACGAACTGGACAAGTTCGGACAACAGCTGCTGGCGCTTTCCGTCTCCCACGTGTTGTCCGACGCGGCCACGGTGAGCTCCACCGTCTATCGCAATTCGGCGAGTGGCCACTACGACTACTTCTACGACGCGGATCGGTATCGATATGGTCTGGCCCATACCTGGTACGGTACCACCAGTGCGGTCAACGTCGAACACGGTGATTGGCACCTGAATCTTGGTGTGAACGCGAACACGTACGCGCGTGCGCATCGGGCGTTCCTGCGACCGGATCTTACGGCGGCGCTGTATGACAACACCGGCCACAAGCAGGACGCGAGCGCGTTTGCCAAAGCCTCGCTGGACCAGGGGCGGGTGCGCTGGTTTGCCGACCTGCAGACGCGATGGATGCGATTTCGCTATACGCCCGATGTCCGTGCCGGTGTCGATGCGCGGAGCATCGACTGGACTTTTTTCAATCCCAAGGCGGGCGCCACGGTACGACTGGGTGGGGCGTGGAGTGCTTTTGCATCGTACGGCGTCACGACGCGCGAGCCGGCGCGCAGTGACCTGCTGGCTGGCGACGATGACCTCAACGCCGGGAACGTGGCCGACTACGGCGACTTCTCACGCGTCAAACCCGAATCGGTGCGGGACGCCGAGGCGGGAGTGAAATGGCTGGCCGACGGACGCTCACTGCAGGCCAACGTCTACAGCATGGATTTCCGGAACGACATTGCCCGCATTGGTGCGCCCACCGCGTCGGGATCGGTGCTGCGGCGCAACGTGGGGGCGAGCTATCGGCGCGGCGTGGAGGTTGATGGGCGGTGGACCATTGCGCCGCGTGTCGTGGTGGCGGGCAACGCCGCATGGAGTGCGAACCGCATCCGGTCATTCACCGATTCGTCGCGCGGCACGCCGGTGGTGCGACGCCACGTCGAACCATTGCTCACGCCGCGGTACATGAGTGCGCATCGGGTCGAGCTGTCGGCGAGTCGGGTGTGGACGGTGACGGCGGAAGGTCGCTACCAATCGCGCGCCTTTCTGGACAACACGAGCAGCGTCGATCGGGTGCTGCCGGACTTCTACGTGCTGGACGCGACGGCGCGCGCCGAGTGGGGGCGCTATGCGGTGACCGTGCGCGGGGCGAATCTCGGGAACACGCAGAAGTTCGGGAGCGGATCGGTGAGTGGAACGGGCACCGTGCGGTACTTCGTGCTCCCGGTGCGGGCGGTATTTGCCACGGTGGATGTGAAGTTCTGAGAGCATTGGCGGGGAGGAATGGCCTTCAATCCCCCCTCACTGCATCCAGCGTGCTCGCTTTGACGAATGGCATAGTGCAGGTTGTCTATTGCCCGTGGTGGAGCGTGCATGACCAGGACCCTACGATCACGTATGGACGAACCCAAGCGAATCAATGCGAGTGATCCGGCCCGGGCGCACCTGGCGCTGGTAACCGCGGACGACGCGAACGCGCTGGCGGAACCGTTACTGCCGCGCATCGCGGCCGGCGACGAACACGCGGTACGCGAGTGCGTGGCTCGGTATGGTGCGCTGGTGTGGTCACTGGTCCGTCGCTGGTCGCCGGATGCGCAGGATGCCGAGGACGCGGTGCAGGATGTGTTCATCGATCTCTGGCGCAGTGCGTCCAAGTTCGATGTGGCACGGGCAACGGAAGCCGGGTGGGTGGCCATGGTCACTCGGCGGCGTCTCATTGATCGGATGCGTCGTCGTCAACGGCTGCCGGAGCTGGAGCCGATGTCCGAAGAGCACGATGTGGCGGATGAATCGGCCGAGGATATTGCGCAGGCCATGGATCGCACCACGCGCGCCGATCGGGCGCGGGCGGTGCTGAACGAATTGCCGGCAGCACAACGTCGCATGCTGGAGTTGTCGCTGCTGGAGGGGAAAACCCATGATGAAATCGCGCGCGAAACCGACACGCCGCTGGGCACCGTGAAGTCGCACATTCGTCGCGGACTCAAGCGAGCCCGTGAACTGATGAATAGCGCCGGCAATGGCGCCGTGGACGGGAGGGACGACGCATGATGGATGACAACGAGCCGCCGCTGTCGGATGCGCAGCAATGGGAAGTGGCCGCCGCTGAACTGACGGCGGCGATGGCATTCGATGCGCGGACGGCAAGCGATGCGCTGCCGCCGGCACTGGCCGAACGCATCACCAAGGCGGGAGAGGCATTCGTGCGCACCACGCGGGTGCCGGGTGTTACCGCCAATCCCGTCGTGCCCATCACCAGTGCGGTGCCGGCGAGACGACTGGCCAGTTGGACCGGGTGGTTGGCGGCGGCGGCGGTGCTGGCGGTGTGGGTGGGTGTGTCGCGGTGGACTGGTTCTTCGGCGTCTGCGCCTGTGGTGTCAGTGGCCCAGACCGGGGTGGTGCTGCGCGACTCGCTGCTGCAAGCGGATAGTGCGCTCACCCGATTGGCCTGGGGCGCGTCCACCGACAGCAGCGCCATCGGGGCCACCGGCGATGTGGTATGGAGTGCGCGGGCGCAGCGCGGCGTCATGCGCATTGCCGGTCTTCAGCCCAACGACCGCACGCGCTGGCAGTATCAGCTGTGGATTTTCGACAAGAAGCGGGACCAGCGCTATCCGGTGGACGGGGGCGTGTTCGATATCCCTGCGGGAGCGCACGAGGTGTTCGTGCCGATCGATGCGCGACTGCCGGTTGGTGAAGCGGTGTTGTTCGCGATTACCATCGAGCCACCGGGCGGCGTGGTGGTGTCGAAACGGGAACGCATCGCGTTGCTGGCGAAGCCGGCGAGCTAGTCGGTCGTTGGGCGACGACCTGTTGTATTCCGACTCGCCTCGGGCGACGACCTGTTGTATTCCGACTATCGCAAAACCGAGGAGCTTGGCACGCTCCGCGAAGTGGCGCGCGCCCTCGCCGCCGGCACCAGCGCCAGTGACCTCCTCAATATCCTGTGCGAGGCGGCCACCAATCAGGGGCGTTCCATCGGCGCGTCGGTGGTCGAGGTGGGCACTGACACGGGCACCTTTGTGGCCGTGCGAGGTCCGTCCAAGGAACTCATGGGATTGCGATTCCCGCTGGCCGGCAGCGTGACCGGGCGCGTGGCCCAGGAGCGCAAGACGATTTCCATCACGTCCCCCAACGAAAGCTCGCCGCTGTTCGCAGAGTTGCTGCCGAAGTTGGGGATCGGGCCCATCATGGTGCTCCCCCTGCTGGCGCAGTCGCAACTGATGGGTGTGCTGTCGGTGTTTCGGCGCGAGGGAGAGACGAAGTTCGACGCCCATGATGAATCGCGGTTGGCCGCGGTGGCGGATCTCGCGGCGCTGGCCCTCTGGAAGACCAGCCTGCTGGAAGAAGCACAATCCGCCGACGCGGCCAAGACAAGCCTTTTGGCGACACTATCGCACGAGCTTCGAACTCCTTTAGCGGCACTAGAGGGATATGGTGAGCTTTTGGAAGACGAGATTCTCGGGCCGCTGACCAGTTCGCAGCGCGATGCATTGGTTCGGTTGCGAACCGTCAGTCGGCATCTTGGCTCCCTGATCGAGGACATCCTCACGTACGCATCGCTGGAGGCAGACCGTCTATCAATCCGGGTCGCGCCGCTTGAGGTCGCCTCACTTCTTGACTCGCTCCTGCCGTTTGTCGAACCGCTGGCTCGCGAGAAGGGGATTGCGTTTCGACTGGAGCTGGCGGACGCGCTGCCGGATCTGGTGACCGACGAGGACCGACTGCGACAAATCCTGCTGAATCTGGTCCAGAACGCCGTCAAGTTCACCGAACGGGGCGAGGTGCTGCTGCGCGTGACATTGGGGACGCCGACCGCCGATGGTGTGCCCTGCATCCGGTTCGTGGTGCGCGATACCGGGGTGGGCATCGATGCTGCGGATCTCCCCCGGTTGTTTCGTCCCTTCTCGCAGCTGGAGGATGTGCAGTCGCGTCGGCATCGCGGAACCGGTTTGGGACTCTACATCTCGCGTCGCCTCGCGAGTCTGCTTGGCGGACGCGTGGAAGTGGTGTCTCGTCCGAGCGAGGGATCGCAGTTCACACTGGTACTTCCGGTTGTTCGCTGAGTGGAATCGCGCCGTTAGATTCCCACGCCTATGAGCGAATCTGCGATTACCAGCGTGTTCAACGACGGCCTCATTGCCGAGCAGTTCGAGCGGTATCGACACGATCCGGCCAGTGTCGACGAGACCTGGCGTCAGTATTTCCGGATTGCGGAGTCGCTGTTCGCGTCATCGCCGTCCAGTGCCAGCCGTCCCACGTCGCGTAGCGCCGTGAGCGAGGCTCCCGGCCTCGAGATGCTCAAGAAGGTTGCCGGTGCCGCGTCGCTGCTGCAGGCCATTCGCGACTACGGCCACTACGCCGTACAACTCGACCCACTTGGCTCGCCACCGGCAGGCGCTGATGAACTCAGCGAGGCATTCCATGGACTCACCGAGGCCGATCTCGCGTCGATTCCCGGTGCGGCTATTGGTGATGATCGTTTTCCGACGGCGCTGGACAACATCCGGCGCAAACGCGAGGTGTATTCGGAGCATATCGGATACGAAGTGTGGCACCTGGAAGCCAACGACGAACGCGAATGGTTCCGGTTGGCGTTTCGCGACGGGATTCTCACGCGCGACCTGACCATTGACGAAAAGCAGGCGATGCTGCATCGCCTCAATGAAGTGGACGGCCTGGAGCGTTTTCTCGGACGCGCGTATGTGGGCTACAAGCGGTTTTCGGTGGAGGGAACGGACGCCCTGATCCCCATGCTGGATGCGGTCATCGACGAATCGGGGCGCGCCGGGGCGCGCGACGTGGTCATCGGCATGGCGCATCGTGGTCGGCTCAATGTGCTCACCAACGTCATGGGCAAGCCGTTTGAAGCGCTGTTTGCCGAGTTCGAGGGACGTCACGATCACGCCGACGAAAATGCCACGGGTGACGTGAAGTACCACATGGGGTATGTCGGCGCGCGCACCGTGGACGGACGTGCGGTGCGGCTGCGGTTGGT comes from Gemmatimonadaceae bacterium and encodes:
- a CDS encoding TonB-dependent receptor; amino-acid sequence: MITRVNVRRWRSSWLAAAISISLPTAANAQSVPPSRRDSSQRADTGQRIERVLVSAIRAGDTAPISQSTIGRDVIAPRHFGQDVPLLLQGASPSLTAHTETGTPWGYSYLRLRGLDQTRINITIDGIPLNDMEDQVLYFANFADLMASVQTVQVQRGVGTSTAGTASFAGSVNFETMPVALKDAGGDISLQLGSFGAQRASVSFRSGLTDSRFAVYGRASALRTNGYRDHSGVMGRTGFVGAGWFGARTIVKATALVGLLADTLSYTGATRAELDANRRYNPLAPDELDKFGQQLLALSVSHVLSDAATVSSTVYRNSASGHYDYFYDADRYRYGLAHTWYGTTSAVNVEHGDWHLNLGVNANTYARAHRAFLRPDLTAALYDNTGHKQDASAFAKASLDQGRVRWFADLQTRWMRFRYTPDVRAGVDARSIDWTFFNPKAGATVRLGGAWSAFASYGVTTREPARSDLLAGDDDLNAGNVADYGDFSRVKPESVRDAEAGVKWLADGRSLQANVYSMDFRNDIARIGAPTASGSVLRRNVGASYRRGVEVDGRWTIAPRVVVAGNAAWSANRIRSFTDSSRGTPVVRRHVEPLLTPRYMSAHRVELSASRVWTVTAEGRYQSRAFLDNTSSVDRVLPDFYVLDATARAEWGRYAVTVRGANLGNTQKFGSGSVSGTGTVRYFVLPVRAVFATVDVKF
- a CDS encoding sigma-70 family RNA polymerase sigma factor, which gives rise to MAEPLLPRIAAGDEHAVRECVARYGALVWSLVRRWSPDAQDAEDAVQDVFIDLWRSASKFDVARATEAGWVAMVTRRRLIDRMRRRQRLPELEPMSEEHDVADESAEDIAQAMDRTTRADRARAVLNELPAAQRRMLELSLLEGKTHDEIARETDTPLGTVKSHIRRGLKRARELMNSAGNGAVDGRDDA
- a CDS encoding anti-sigma factor, giving the protein MMDDNEPPLSDAQQWEVAAAELTAAMAFDARTASDALPPALAERITKAGEAFVRTTRVPGVTANPVVPITSAVPARRLASWTGWLAAAAVLAVWVGVSRWTGSSASAPVVSVAQTGVVLRDSLLQADSALTRLAWGASTDSSAIGATGDVVWSARAQRGVMRIAGLQPNDRTRWQYQLWIFDKKRDQRYPVDGGVFDIPAGAHEVFVPIDARLPVGEAVLFAITIEPPGGVVVSKRERIALLAKPAS
- a CDS encoding GAF domain-containing protein → MYSDYRKTEELGTLREVARALAAGTSASDLLNILCEAATNQGRSIGASVVEVGTDTGTFVAVRGPSKELMGLRFPLAGSVTGRVAQERKTISITSPNESSPLFAELLPKLGIGPIMVLPLLAQSQLMGVLSVFRREGETKFDAHDESRLAAVADLAALALWKTSLLEEAQSADAAKTSLLATLSHELRTPLAALEGYGELLEDEILGPLTSSQRDALVRLRTVSRHLGSLIEDILTYASLEADRLSIRVAPLEVASLLDSLLPFVEPLAREKGIAFRLELADALPDLVTDEDRLRQILLNLVQNAVKFTERGEVLLRVTLGTPTADGVPCIRFVVRDTGVGIDAADLPRLFRPFSQLEDVQSRRHRGTGLGLYISRRLASLLGGRVEVVSRPSEGSQFTLVLPVVR